The Bacillus sp. Y1 genome has a window encoding:
- a CDS encoding DUF5370 family protein, translated as MGAIQRNGWTFETEFSVIQQKGSIQVYHHGDYKEEITFNFHGKFPNHDEIEKIVDIYCESHHI; from the coding sequence TTGGGAGCAATTCAAAGAAATGGCTGGACGTTTGAGACCGAATTTAGTGTGATTCAACAAAAGGGATCGATTCAAGTGTATCATCATGGTGATTATAAAGAAGAAATTACCTTTAATTTTCATGGGAAATTTCCGAACCACGATGAAATAGAAAAGATCGTCGATATCTATTGTGAGAGCCACCATATTTAA
- the tyrS gene encoding tyrosine--tRNA ligase produces the protein MKKILQELTLEQIAEVKRQMSIYTQGVQEIIPTEELEAKIAKSVKENKPLKIKLGLDPSAPDVHLGHTVVLNKMRQFQKNGHIIQVIIGDFTGKIGDPTGKSVARKQLSDEEVKHNAKTYFEQFAKIIDMSKVELHYNSKWLSKLNFEDVIQLAGKITVARLLERDDFEERIAFGKPISLHEFFYPLMQGYDSVVLECDIELGGTDQHFNILMGRHFQEKFGKEKQVSMLMPLLEGLDGVEKMSKSKKNYIGIDESPKEMYGKAMSIPDKLMIKYFELVTDIPPEQVQVMKEEINNGDLHPRDAKMLLAKTIVRMYHGIEQAELAEQNFISVFQQGSIPNDIPTVKWEGETKMSLIELLLALKMLDSKSEIRRMIENKGVRVNGEKVEDIHFHLTIFDGLIIQVGKRKFVQIQLNK, from the coding sequence ATGAAAAAGATATTACAAGAACTAACGTTGGAACAAATAGCAGAAGTGAAAAGGCAGATGTCGATATATACTCAAGGAGTACAAGAAATCATCCCCACAGAAGAGCTTGAAGCGAAAATAGCCAAATCAGTAAAAGAAAATAAGCCTTTAAAAATTAAGCTTGGATTAGATCCATCGGCACCTGATGTTCATCTTGGACATACAGTCGTTTTGAATAAGATGAGGCAGTTTCAGAAGAATGGTCATATCATTCAAGTGATTATTGGTGATTTTACTGGGAAAATTGGTGACCCTACTGGAAAATCAGTAGCAAGAAAACAATTATCAGATGAAGAAGTGAAGCATAATGCCAAAACATACTTCGAACAGTTTGCCAAAATAATAGATATGTCAAAGGTGGAACTTCATTACAATTCAAAGTGGTTATCCAAGCTAAACTTCGAGGATGTTATCCAATTGGCGGGGAAAATTACGGTTGCTAGGCTGCTAGAAAGAGACGACTTTGAAGAACGAATTGCCTTTGGAAAGCCCATCTCCTTGCATGAGTTTTTCTACCCATTGATGCAAGGGTACGATTCAGTAGTGTTAGAATGTGATATTGAACTAGGTGGAACAGATCAACATTTTAATATATTAATGGGCAGACATTTTCAAGAGAAGTTTGGAAAAGAAAAGCAAGTGTCCATGTTAATGCCTTTATTAGAAGGGCTTGATGGTGTGGAGAAAATGTCTAAATCTAAGAAAAATTACATTGGTATTGATGAGAGTCCAAAAGAAATGTATGGAAAAGCGATGTCGATTCCAGATAAGTTAATGATTAAATACTTTGAATTGGTTACTGATATACCGCCTGAACAAGTACAGGTCATGAAAGAGGAAATAAATAATGGGGATTTACATCCTAGAGATGCAAAAATGTTACTAGCCAAAACAATTGTACGGATGTACCATGGAATAGAACAAGCCGAATTAGCAGAACAGAATTTTATTTCAGTTTTTCAACAAGGCTCAATTCCAAATGATATCCCAACCGTTAAATGGGAAGGGGAAACAAAGATGTCCTTGATTGAGCTTTTGTTAGCACTAAAAATGTTAGATTCGAAAAGTGAAATAAGACGAATGATAGAGAACAAGGGTGTTAGAGTAAATGGAGAAAAGGTAGAAGATATCCATTTTCATTTAACCATTTTTGACGGTTTAATTATTCAAGTCGGTAAAAGGAAATTCGTCCAAATACAATTAAACAAGTAA
- a CDS encoding putative quinol monooxygenase, producing the protein MSQYGLFGKFTVKEGERDSMVRILLEAAQSMNELDECEVYLVSTSDTDPNSVFVYEEWKNEDAHQASLGLESTQTLIKQAKPIITGMERISTLKPMGGKSPQMKS; encoded by the coding sequence GTGAGTCAGTATGGTTTGTTTGGTAAGTTTACCGTCAAAGAAGGGGAACGTGACTCAATGGTAAGGATTTTGCTAGAAGCAGCTCAGTCAATGAATGAGTTAGACGAATGTGAGGTGTACTTAGTCAGTACATCTGATACAGATCCAAATTCAGTTTTTGTTTACGAAGAGTGGAAAAATGAAGATGCTCACCAAGCTTCTCTTGGGTTGGAATCAACACAAACCTTAATCAAACAAGCGAAGCCAATTATTACGGGCATGGAAAGAATAAGTACATTAAAGCCAATGGGTGGAAAATCGCCTCAAATGAAATCGTAA
- a CDS encoding MGMT family protein, which translates to MQPFTQQVVMIIKNIPEGKVMTYGQIARLAGSPRASRQVVRILHSMSKKHRLPWHRVINAKGQISIQDDSSYHDQVLSLQSEGVKVSETGMVCLDKYQWYPEGIEISN; encoded by the coding sequence ATGCAACCATTTACACAGCAAGTAGTAATGATTATTAAAAATATCCCCGAAGGAAAAGTAATGACGTATGGACAAATTGCCAGACTTGCCGGTAGTCCAAGAGCTTCTCGCCAAGTTGTTCGCATCCTTCACTCGATGAGTAAAAAGCATCGTTTACCTTGGCATCGTGTCATAAACGCTAAAGGGCAAATCTCTATTCAGGATGATTCTTCTTATCATGATCAAGTCTTATCCTTACAAAGCGAGGGAGTGAAAGTAAGCGAAACGGGGATGGTTTGTTTAGATAAATATCAGTGGTACCCAGAAGGGATAGAGATTAGCAACTAG
- a CDS encoding HAD family hydrolase, producing MLKKVIFMDIDGTLVNEHGVVPESAKMAIQQARKNGHQVFICTGRSKAELFHDIMEIGFDGIIGAAGGYIEVDEKVLIHERVSTEDVIHLVEFFNKHQIDFYLESNGGLFASKNCKKHIQGIINNFLAENPHAKEEVTKGIQPFHDCLIDDEDLIREDINKISFLGSNVPIEKIKQEFSSKFNVIPSRVPLFGENSGELSVPGIHKAVAIEKLLEHLQVDREHTYAYGDGMNDLEMLQFVKFGIAMGNAKEALKEAADDITDTHDNDGIYNSFKKYLLI from the coding sequence ATATTGAAAAAAGTAATTTTTATGGATATCGATGGAACACTTGTAAATGAACACGGAGTAGTACCTGAATCAGCGAAAATGGCCATTCAACAGGCGAGAAAAAATGGACATCAAGTATTTATTTGTACCGGTCGTTCAAAGGCAGAGTTATTTCATGATATCATGGAAATCGGGTTTGATGGGATTATTGGTGCTGCTGGGGGTTACATTGAAGTAGACGAAAAGGTCTTAATTCATGAGCGAGTTTCTACGGAAGATGTCATACATTTAGTTGAGTTTTTCAATAAGCATCAAATAGATTTTTATCTTGAGTCAAATGGAGGCTTATTTGCGAGTAAGAATTGTAAGAAGCATATACAAGGGATTATTAATAACTTTTTAGCAGAAAATCCACATGCCAAAGAAGAGGTAACAAAGGGAATACAGCCTTTTCATGATTGCTTAATTGATGATGAGGATTTAATTCGTGAGGATATAAATAAAATTTCTTTTTTAGGGTCTAACGTTCCCATTGAAAAAATCAAGCAGGAATTCTCATCAAAATTTAATGTGATACCAAGTAGGGTTCCTCTGTTTGGAGAAAATAGTGGAGAATTATCTGTACCTGGAATTCATAAGGCGGTGGCGATTGAGAAATTGCTTGAGCATTTACAAGTTGATCGGGAGCACACATACGCGTATGGGGATGGTATGAACGATTTAGAGATGTTGCAATTTGTAAAATTTGGCATTGCGATGGGCAATGCGAAAGAAGCACTGAAAGAAGCAGCCGATGATATTACAGATACGCATGATAACGATGGGATTTATAATAGTTTTAAAAAATATCTATTAATATAA
- a CDS encoding MarR family winged helix-turn-helix transcriptional regulator has translation MHSFNEKGSLLPEEIDTINLLTKLPIHSLNLEAIAVVTNIYRIAQGLRNKMEREVLSEYGLSWTSFSILYDLWIWESVETKKLAESAGVSKATISNITNTLERKELCYRKVDKRDRRITYVVLTEKGKKVMEELYPRFHVGEVDIVSSLSEAEQRSISSLLRRVIKENKF, from the coding sequence ATTCACTCATTTAACGAAAAAGGTAGTTTACTTCCTGAAGAGATTGATACTATTAATCTTCTTACAAAATTGCCAATTCATTCACTAAACTTAGAAGCAATTGCAGTAGTGACTAATATATATCGTATTGCACAGGGCTTAAGAAATAAGATGGAACGAGAGGTCTTATCTGAATATGGATTATCGTGGACATCGTTTTCGATTCTTTATGATTTGTGGATTTGGGAATCTGTAGAGACAAAAAAACTAGCTGAGTCTGCTGGAGTATCAAAGGCAACGATTAGCAATATTACGAATACGCTAGAACGAAAAGAGCTCTGCTATCGTAAAGTCGATAAAAGAGACCGTAGAATTACGTATGTTGTTTTAACCGAAAAGGGGAAAAAAGTGATGGAAGAGCTTTATCCACGATTTCATGTGGGAGAAGTAGATATAGTCTCAAGTTTGTCTGAAGCTGAGCAACGAAGTATTTCTTCACTATTGAGAAGAGTTATAAAGGAAAATAAATTTTAA